One segment of Syngnathus scovelli strain Florida chromosome 6, RoL_Ssco_1.2, whole genome shotgun sequence DNA contains the following:
- the tln2b gene encoding talin-2 isoform X2 — translation MVALSLKICVRQCNVVKTMQFEPSTPVYDACRIIRERVPEAQSGQASDYGLFLSDDDPRKGIWLESGRTLDYYMLRNGDILEYKKKQRPQKIKMLDGAVKTVMVDDSKTVGELLVTICSRIGITNYEEYSLIQEVSEDKKEDGMGTLKKDRTLLLRDERKMEKLKAKLHTDDDLNWLDHSRTFREQGVEESETLLLRRKFFYSDQNVDSRDPVQLNLLYVQARDDILNGSHPVSFDKACEFAGFQAQIQFGPHVEHKHKPGFLDLKEFLPKEYIKQRGSEKKIFQDHKNCGEMTEIEAKVKYVKLARSLQTYGVSFFLVKEKMKGKNKLVPRLLGITKESVMRVDEKTKDVVQEWPLTTVKRWAASPKSFTLDFGEYQESYYSVQTTEGEQISQLIAGYIDIILKKKQSKDRFGLEGEEESTMLEESVSPKKSTILQQQFNRVGRVEHGSVALPGIIRSGSAGNPDMFNVGSMPSAQQQITTGQMHRGHMPPLNLAQQALMGTINSSMNAVQQTQADLGHVDNLPPLGHDLASRVWVQNKVDESKHEIHSQVDAITAGTASVVNLTAGEPTETDYTAVGCAITTISSNLTEMSKGVKLLAALMDDEMGSGHKLMGAARMLAGAVSDLLRAVEPAAAESRQTVLTAAGSIGQASGDLLRHMGEGETDEKFQDTLMNLAKAVANAAAMLVLKAKNVAQVAEDTILQNRVIAAATQCALSTSQLVACTKVVSPTISSPVCQEQLVEAGKLVDRSVDTCVKACRAASDNGELLKQVGAAAGVVSQALGDLLQHVRHYASCGEPIGRYDQATDTIMNVTENIFTSMGDAGEMVRQARVLAQATSDLVNAMRSDAEAEVDVDNSKKLLAAAKLLADATARMVEAAKGAAAYPENEDQQQRLREAAEGLRVATNAAAQNAIKKKLVSRLEIAAKQAAAAATQTIAAAQNAAASNKNTVSHQQLVHSCKAVADSIPHLVQGMRSSQAQPEELGAQLALIMASQSFLQPGSKMVVSVKSAVPTVADQAAAMQLGQCAKNLATCLAELRTATQKAHDACGPLEIDSALKTVQTLKCELQDAKMSVIDGQLKPLPGESLEKCAQDLGSTSKAVGSSMAQLLTCAAQGNEHYTGVAARETAQALRTLAQAARGVAASTKEPQAAAAMLDSAQCVMEGSSMLIHEAHQALVHPGDAESQQRLAQVAKAVSHSLNNCVNCLPGQKDVDMALRSIGEASKKLLVDILPPCSKTFQEAQTDLNHTAAELNHSAGEVVHSSRGTSNQLAAASGKFSQDFDEFLDAGVEMAGHTQSRDDQIQVIGNLKNISMASSKLLLAAKSLSVDPSAANAKNLLAVAARAVTESINQLITLCTQQAAGQRECDNALRELEAVRGLLDNPSEPINELSYFDCIESVMENSKVLGESMAGISQHCKTCDVVAFGECVGVASKALCGLTEAAGQASYLVGVSDPNSQSGYEGLVDPIQFARAHQAIQMACQSLVDPTSSPSQVLSAATIVAKHTSALCNACRLASSKTSNPVARRQFVQSAKEVANTTANLVKTIKVNSPTDQNASDGDFSEDNRKKCRVAATPLLEAVENLSTFANNPDFASIPAQISNEGSVAQEPIVRSARSMLDSSTYLLETARSLVLNPKDPPTWSILAGHSRTVSDSIKSLITAIRDKAPGQKECDYSIDSINKCIRDIEQASLAAVGQTLPCRDDISSEALQEQLTSSVQEIGHLIDPISTAARGEAAQLGHKVTQLASYFDPLIVASVGLASKLHDHQQQMTILDQTKTLSESALQMLYAAKEGGGNPKASHTHDAISEAAQLMKEAVDDIMVTLNEAASEGGMVGGMVESIAEAMGRLDEGTPPEPEGSFVDYQTTMVKYSKAIAITAQEMMTKSVTCPEELGGLASQATVDYGQLAHQGRLAAATAEHEEVGFQIKTRVQELGHGCIYLVQKAGALQLSPTDSFSKRELIECARAVTEKVSLVLSALQAGNKGTQACITAASAVSGIMADLDTTIMFASAGTLNPENEESFADHRENILKTAKALVEDTKLLVAGAASSQEKLAQAAQSSAKTITQLTEVVKLGATSMGSEDPETQVVLINAVRDVAKALAELIGATKCAAGKAADDPSMYQLKGAAKVMVTNVTSLLKTVKAVEDEATRGTRALEATIEFIKQELTMFLSKDVPDKSTTPEEFIRMTKGITMATAKAVAAGNSAQQDDVIATANLSRKAISDMLTACKKAAHHPEVSQDLKIKALQYGSECTTGYVNLLEQVLQVLQRPTPEQKHQLAGHSKHVAACVTELIQTAEAMKGSESADPEDPTVIAESELLGAAASIEAAAKKLEQLKPRAKPKADETLDFEEQILEAAKSIAAATSALVKSASAAQRELVAQGKVGSNLANAVDDGQWSQGLISAARMVAAATSNLCEAANASVQGHASEEKLICSAKQVAASTAQLLVACKVKADQDSEAMKRLQAAGNAVKRASDNLVRAAQKAAFDKTEDDSVVVKTKFVGGIAQIIAAQEEMLRKERELEEARKKLAQIRQQQYKFLPSELREDEG, via the exons ATGGTGGCTCTGTCACTCAAGATCTGCGTGCGCCAATGCAACGTGGTGAAAACCATGCAATTTGAGCCCTCCACGCCCGTGTACGACGCCTGCAGGATCATCCGGGAACGCGTTCCAGAAGCCCAATCCGGACAAG CTTCCGATTATGGTCTTTTCCTGTCTGACGATGATCCCAGGAAGGGAATCTGGTTGGAGTCTGGGAGAACCCTGGATTACTACATGCTACGAAACGGA GATATTTTGGAGtacaaaaagaaacaaaggcCGCAGAAGATCAAAATGCTCGACGGCGCGGTCAAAACCGTCATGGTGGACGACTCCAAAACGGTCGGGGAGCTGCTCGTCACCATATGTAGCCGAATAG GAATTACCAACTACGAGGAATACTCGCTCATTCAGGAGGTGTCGGAAGACAAGAAGGAAGACGGGATGGGAACGCTGAAAAAAGACCGAACTCTATTACTGCGAGACGAGAGGAAGATGGAGAAGCTCAAAGCCAAGCTGCATACGGACGACGATT TGAACTGGCTGGACCACAGCAGAACCTTCAGAGAGCAAGGGGTGGAGGAAAGCGAGACGTTGCTGCTTCGCCGCAAGTTCTTCTATTCGGACCAAAATGTCGACTCAAGGGACCCCGTCCAGCTCAACCTGCTTTACGTGCAG GCCAGGGATGACATATTGAATGGATCCCACCCTGTCTCCTTTGATAAAGCCTGTGAGTTTGCAGGCTTTCAGGCTCAGATCCAGTTTGGACCCCACGTGGAGCACAAACACAAGCCTGGATTTCTGGA CCTGAAGGAATTCCTGCCGAAAGAATACATCAAGCAAAGAGGCTCGGAGAAGAAAATTTTCCAA GATCATAAAAACTGCGGCGAGATGACCGAGATCGAAGCCAAAGTGAAATATGTCAAACTGGCCAGATCGTTGCAGACATATGGAGTGTCCTTTTTCCTGGTGAAG GAAAAGATGAAGGGTAAAAATAAGTTGGTCCCACGCCTGCTGGGGATAACTAAAGAGTCAGTGATGCGAGTGGATGAGAAGACTAAAGATGTGGTCCAGGAGTGGCCCCTGACTACCGTCAAAAGATGGGCCGCCTCGCCAAAGAGCTTCACCCTG GATTTCGGTGAGTACCAGGAGAGTTACTACTCGGTCCAGACTACAGAGGGGGAACAAATATCTCAGCTCATTGCCGGATATATCGACATCATTCTGAAAAAG AAGCAGAGTAAAGATCGCTTTGGTctcgagggggaggaggagtccACCATGTTAGAAGAATCTGTTTCCCCCAAGAA GTCCACCATTTTACAACAACAGTTCAACCGGGTGGGTCGGGTGGAGCACGGCTCGGTGGCCCTTCCGGGTATCATCCGTTCGGGGTCTGCCGGAAACCCGGATATGTTCAACGTGGGCTCCATGCCCTCTGCCCAGCAACAAATCACCACCGGACAGATGCACAGAGGACACATGCCACCGCTA AATCTGGCCCAGCAAGCCCTGATGGGGACAATCAACAGCAGCATGAACGCCGTGCAGCAGACCCAGGCCGACCTGGGACACGTGGATAATCTGCCTCCTCTCGGCCATGACCTG GCATCCAGGGTTTGGGTTCAGAATAAAGTGGATGAATCCAAACATGAAATCCACTCTCAGGTTGATGCCATCACGGCTGGGACGGCATCTGTGGTCAATCTCACTGCAG GTGAACCCACGGAAACCGACTACACAGCGGTGGGTTGCGCCATCACCACCATCTCCTCCAACCTGACCGAAATGTCCAAGGGCGTCAAGCTGCTCGCCGCCTTAATGGACGACGAGATGGGCAGTGGGCACAAACTCATGGGCGCCGCCAGGATGCTAGCAGGAGCCGTGTCAGATCTGCTCCGAGCTGTCGAGCCCGCGGCCGCTGAG TCCAGGCAGACCGTGCTGACTGCGGCAGGAAGTATCGGACAAGCCAGCGGGGACCTGCTCCGTCACATGGGGGAAGGCGAGACGGATGAGAAATTCCAG GACACCTTGATGAACTTGGCTAAGGCAGTGGCCAATGCAGCTGCTATGTTGGTCCTAAAGGCCAAGAATGTGGCCCAGGTGGCCGAGGACACCATATTGCAAAACCGCGTGATCGCCGCCGCCACTCAGTGTGCCCTGTCCACCTCGCAGCTGGTCGCCTGCACCAAG GTGGTGAGTCCGACAATCAGCTCCCCGGTGTGTCAGGAACAGCTCGTGGAGGCCGGGAAGCTGGTGGACCGTTCCGTGGACACGTGCGTGAAAGCTTGCCGAGCGGCCAGCGACAACGGCGAGCTCTTGAAGCAGGTGGGCGCGGCGGCCGGCGTGGTCAGCCAAGCCCTCggcgacctcctgcagcacgtcCGCCACTACGCCAGCTGCGGCGAGCCCATCGGACGCTACGACCAAGCCACTGACACCATCATGAATGTCACCGAGAATATTTTCACTTCCATGGGTGATGCTG GCGAGATGGTCCGTCAGGCCCGGGTTCTAGCGCAAGCCACCTCCGACTTGGTCAACGCCATGCGATCCGACGCAGAGGCAGAAGTGGATGTCGACAACTCCAAGAAGCTATTAGCCGCCGCTAAACTGCTAGCTGACGCCACAGCGAGAATGGTGGAGGCGGCTAAG GGGGCGGCGGCTTATCCGGAGAATGAAGACCAGCAGCAGAGGCTCAGAGAAGCAGCGGAGGGTTTGCGTGTCGCCACGAATGCCGCCGCTCAAAATGCAATCAAGAAAAAACTCGTCAGCAGGCTGGAG ATCGCTGCTAAGCAGGCGGCGGCTGCTGCTACTCAAACAATTGCAGCTGCGCAAAATGCCGCCGCTTCCAACAAAAATACTGTCTCGCACCAACAGCTTGTACACAGCTGCAAG GCCGTAGCAGATAGCATTCCTCACTTGGTCCAAGGTATGAGAAGCAGCCAAGCCCAGCCCGAAGAACTCGGGGCCCAGCTTGCCCTCATCATGGCCAGCCAGAGTTTCTTACAG CCTGGAAGTAAAATGGTGGTGTCTGTCAAGTCGGCCGTTCCGACGGTAGCCGACCAAGCTGCGGCTATGCAACTGGGTCAGTGTGCTAAGAACCTGGCAACCTGCTTGGCGGAGCTCCGAACAGCCACCCAGAAG GCCCACGACGCCTGCGGTCCGCTGGAGATCGACTCAGCCCTCAAAACGGTTCAAACGCTCAAATGTGAGCTGCAGGACGCaaagatgtccgttattgacggCCAACTCAAACCTCTCCCCGGGGAATCG TTGGAGAAGTGTGCTCAGGATTTGGGAAGCACGTCGAAGGCTGTGGGCTCCTCCATGGCGCAACTGCTGACTTGCGCCGCTCAAGGCAATGAACATTACACAG GTGTGGCTGCCAGAGAAACAGCGCAGGCTTTGAGGACATTGGCACAAGCAGCCAGAGGTGTCGCAGCCAGCACTAAAGAGCCACAGGCCGCCGCTGCAATGTTGGACTCCGCCCAATGTGTCATGGAGGGATCGTCTATGCTGATTCACGAGGCCCACCAGGCCCTGGTGCATCCCGGAGATGCTGAAAGTCAGCAGCGACTTGCACAG GTGGCCAAAGCTGTTTCGCACTCGCTGAATAATTGCGTGAATTGCCTTCCGGGCCAGAAGGATGTTGACATGGCGTTGAGGAGCATCGGAGAAGCCAGCAAGAAGCTGCTGGTGGATATT CTTCCTCCTTGTAGTAAGACCTTCCAGGAAGCTCAGACTGATCTGAACCACACAGCGGCTGAGCTCAACCACTCGGCCGGCGAGGTCGTTCACTCCTCTCGTGGAACCAGCAACCAGTTGGCCGCCGCCTCCGGAAAGTTCAGCCAAGACTTTGATGAATTCCTGGATGCCGGTGTCGAGATGGCAGGGCACACCCAA agCAGGGACGATCAGATCCAAGTTATTGGTAATCTGAAGAACATCTCAATGGCATCCAGTAAACTTCTGCTGGCTGCCAAGTCGCTTTCTGTAGATCCGAGTGCAGCCAACGCCAAGAATCTTCTTGCAGTCGCAGCACG tgCCGTGACCGAGAGTATCAACCAGCTGATCACGCTCTGCACACAGCAGGCGGCAGGACAAAGAGAGTGCGACAATGCCCTGAGGGAGTTAGAG GCTGTCAGAGGACTGCTGGATAATCCCAGCGAGCCCATCAACGAATTGTCCTACTTTGACTGCATTGAGAGCGTCATGGAAAATTCAAAG GTTCTCGGGGAGTCGATGGCAGGCATTTCCCAGCATTGTAAGACGTGTGACGTGGTGGCTTTTGGGGAGTGTGTAGGTGTGGCGTCCAAGGCCCTCTGTGGGCTGACGGAGGCTGCGGGACAG GCCTCTTATCTTGTGGGCGTGTCTGATCCCAATAGTCAGTCAGGCTATGAGGGTCTGGTAGACCCCATCCAGTTTGCACGAGCCCACCAAGCCATACAGATGGCTTGTCAGAGCTTAGTGGACCCAACTAGTAGTCCCTCACAG GTTTTGTCAGCGGCAACGATAGTAGCTAAGCACACGTCGGCTTTGTGCAACGCCTGCCGACTGGCTTCCTCAAAGACCTCCAATCCCGTTGCTCGGAGACAGTTTGTGCAGTCGGCCAAAGAGGTGGCCAACACCACCGCCAACCTGGTCAAGACCATCAAGGTCAACTCTCCAACTGATCAAAAC GCTTCGGATGGAGATTTTTCTGAAGACAACAGAAAGAAATGTCGAGTGGCTGCCACTCCGCTCCTCGAGGCTGTGGAAAATTTATCCACCTTTGCCAACAATCCCGATTTTGCCAGCATCCCAGCTCAAATCAGCAACGAG gGTTCGGTCGCCCAGGAGCCCATCGTTCGTTCGGCCCGTTCCATGCTTGACAGCTCCACTTACCTCTTAGAAACGGCCCGCTCGTTGGTCCTCAACCCAAAAGATCCCCCGACTTGGTCCATACTAGCGGGTCACTCCAGAACAGTCTCTGACTCCATCAAGAGCCTCATCACGGCCATCAG GGACAAGGCACCAGGACAAAAAGAGTGTGATTACTCTATAGATAGCATCAATAAATGTATCCGGGACATTGAGCAAGCCTCCCTGGCGGCAGTGGGACAGACCCTACCCTGCAGAGATGATATCTCCAGCGAG GCACTGCAGGAACAGCTGACTTCATCCGTGCAGGAGATTGGGCACCTGATTGATCCCATCTCCACCGCCGCCCGGGGTGAAGCTGCCCAGCTGGGACACAAG GTGACTCAGCTGGCAAGCTACTTTGATCCACTTATCGTGGCGTCGGTCGGACTGGCCTCCAAGCTGCACGACCATCAGCAGCAGATGACCATTCTGGATCAGACCAAGACCTTGTCGGAGTCTGCCTTGCAGATGCTTTACGCCGCCAAGGAAGGCGGCGGTAACCCGAAG GCGTCCCACACTCATGATGCAATCTCCGAAGCAGCCCAGTTGATGAAAGAGGCCGTGGACGACATCATGGTGACTTTGAACGAGGCGGCCAGCGAGGGGGGCATGGTCGGGGGAATGGTGGAGTCCATCGCCGAAGCAATGGGCAGG CTGGATGAAGGAACACCTCCAGAACCCGAGGGTTCCTTTGTGGACTACCAGACAACAATGGTGAAGTACTCCAAGGCCATTGCCATCACAGCACAGGAGATG ATGACCAAATCAGTAACCTGCCCCGAAGAGCTCGGCGGCCTTGCCTCTCAGGCGACCGTGGACTATGGGCAGCTCGCTCACCAAGGACGCCTCGCTGCAGCCACAGCAGAGCACGAAGAG GTGGGTTTCCAGATCAAAACACGCGTGCAAGAGCTGGGTCACGGCTGCATCTACCTGGTACAGAAAGCCGGAGCCTTGCAACTCAGCCCCACAGACAGCTTCTCCAAAAGGGAGCTCATCGAGTGCGCACGTGCAGTCACCGAAAAG GTGTCGTTGGTGCTATCGGCGCTGCAGGCGGGCAACAAAGGCACCCAGGCGTGTATCACGGCAGCGAGCGCCGTTTCTGGTATCATGGCTGACCTGGACACCACCATCATGTTCGCCTCGGCGGGGACGCTGAACCCTGAGAATGAGGAGTCCTTTGCTGACCACAG ggaaaacattttgaagACGGCTAAGGCCCTCGTGGAGGACACCAAGCTGCTGGTGGCCGGAGCCGCATCCAGCCAAGAGAAGTTAGCTCAGGCCGCCCAGTCCTCCGCTAAAACCATCACCCAGCTCACAGAGGTGGTCAAACTGGGAGCGACCAGCATGGGCTCCGAGGACCCCGAGACACAG GTGGTTCTGATCAACGCAGTACGCGACGTGGCCAAAGCTCTGGCCGAACTCATCGGCGCCACCAAGTGCGCCGCCGGCAAGGCTGCCGACGACCCGTCCATGTATCAACTCAAAGGCGCCGCTAAG GTCATGGTCACCAACGTGACGTCTCTTCTAAAAACGGTGAAGGCGGTGGAGGATGAAGCCACTCGCGGGACGAGGGCACTGGAGGCCACCATTGAATTCATCAAGCAGGAGCTGACA ATGTTCCTGTCCAAGGACGTCCCAGACAAGTCCACCACACCTGAGGAGTTTATCCGCATGACAAAGGGCATCACCATGGCGACGGCCAAAGCCGTGGCAGCGGGCAACTCTGCTCAGCAAGACGACGTGATCGCCACGGCCAACCTGAGCCGCAAAGCCATTTCCGACATGCTGACAGCCTGCAAG AAAGCCGCACACCACCCCGAAGTGAGCCAAGACTTAAAAATCAAGGCCCTGCAATATGGCTCCGAATGCACCACGGGATATGTCAACCTTTTGGAGCAAGTCCTTCAG GTGCTCCAGAGGCCCACACCGGAGCAAAAGCATCAACTGGCCGGCCATTCCAAGCATGTGGCGGCGTGCGTGACGGAGCTCATCCAGACGGCCGAGGCCATGAAAG GATCCGAGAGCGCCGACCCCGAGGACCCCACCGTCATCGCGGAGAGCGAGCTCCTCGGCGCAGCGGCGTCCATTGAAGCGGCGGCCAAGAAACTGGAGCAGCTGAAGCCCCGAGCCAAGCCCAAG GCCGACGAGACGCTGGATTTCGAGGAGCAGATTCTCGAAGCAGCCAAGTCCATCGCCGCGGCAACCAGCGCCCTTGTCAAGTCTGCATCAGCGGCCCAACGAGAGCTCGTAGCACAGGGCAAG GTCGGATCCAATCTAGCCAACGCGGTGGATGACGGCCAGTGGTCGCAAGGACTCATATCTGCT GCCCGCATGGTCGCCGCGGCCACCAGCAACCTGTGCGAGGCCGCCAATGCGTCAGTGCAGGGTCACGCTAGCGAGGAGAAGCTCATCTGCTCAGCTAAGCAGGTGGCCGCCTCCACAGCTCAGCTGCTGGTGGCCTGCAAGGTGAAGGCGGACCAGGATTCTGAGGCGATGAAGAGACTACAG GCTGCTGGCAACGCGGTGAAGCGAGCCTCAGACAACCTGGTGAGGGCGGCTCAGAAAGCAGCCTTTGACAAGACGGAGGACGACAGTGTGGTGGTGAAGACCAAATTTGTCGGCGGCATCGCTCAG ATCATCGCGGCTCAGGAGGAGATGCTGAGGAAGGAGCGCGAGCTGGAGGAAGCCCGGAAGAAGCTGGCTCAGATCCGACAGCAGCAGTACAAGTTCTTGCCCAGCGAGCTGAGGGAGGATGAGGGTTGA